One Chitinophaga varians DNA window includes the following coding sequences:
- a CDS encoding hemolysin family protein — translation MLSIIIIIVLIAFNFYFSLAEIGLISVDKATLKIQADGGNNRAASTLRLVSDPDEFLSAVQVGITLVGILEGLYGGDMMAALLEPVFRSWHMGNYGAHLLALLIGVGSITYLTIIFGELIPKTLALLDPEKISFLITPSMIIFSKVAYPFIKLLTSSTKYILGLFHINTIQEQKLTDNDLRGMLVMAYKQGLIEKGEFMLHKNISAAYDLPAENIMTPASIVMVLKEDMAREETTETIKRSTHRTFPVMNSGGEIIGALMIKDFFLEPDKPLHALISPVSYLSLNQGIFDMFQLLRRESTIMGVVLNEYGEFEGIVTFHDIVSGLLGNLPGYNTKERFLEQQPDKSWLTNGITRLSFIRETLNMEWLRPYEEEDITVAGLLISKLKHIPQSGEKVTINQLTFEIKRMDRHRIEEVVIRQTSST, via the coding sequence ATGCTCTCTATTATCATTATCATCGTTCTCATCGCTTTTAACTTTTACTTCTCCCTGGCAGAAATAGGACTGATATCAGTAGATAAAGCAACGCTGAAAATTCAGGCTGATGGCGGTAATAACCGCGCCGCCAGCACCCTCCGGCTCGTGAGCGACCCAGACGAATTCCTCAGCGCGGTACAGGTAGGCATCACCCTGGTAGGCATACTGGAAGGGCTATACGGCGGAGATATGATGGCGGCACTGCTGGAACCGGTATTCCGCTCATGGCATATGGGCAACTACGGCGCACATCTGCTGGCACTGCTGATCGGCGTAGGGTCTATCACCTATCTCACTATTATCTTCGGTGAACTCATCCCTAAAACCCTCGCGCTGCTGGACCCGGAAAAAATTTCCTTCCTCATCACGCCGTCCATGATCATCTTTTCAAAGGTCGCCTACCCTTTTATCAAACTACTGACCAGCAGTACCAAGTATATCCTCGGACTGTTCCATATCAATACTATCCAGGAACAGAAGCTGACAGACAACGACCTGCGCGGCATGCTTGTCATGGCCTATAAACAGGGACTGATAGAAAAAGGGGAATTTATGCTGCATAAAAATATTTCGGCAGCCTACGACCTGCCGGCGGAGAACATTATGACGCCGGCCAGCATCGTGATGGTCCTCAAGGAAGACATGGCCCGTGAAGAGACAACTGAAACGATTAAACGAAGTACACACCGCACCTTTCCGGTAATGAACAGCGGCGGCGAGATCATCGGCGCCCTTATGATCAAGGACTTCTTTCTGGAGCCGGACAAACCTTTGCACGCACTGATCAGCCCTGTCTCCTACCTGTCGCTCAACCAGGGCATCTTCGACATGTTCCAGCTGTTGCGCCGCGAAAGCACCATCATGGGGGTGGTATTGAATGAATATGGGGAGTTTGAAGGCATCGTCACCTTCCACGATATCGTGTCCGGCCTGTTAGGCAATCTGCCGGGATATAATACCAAAGAAAGATTTTTAGAACAGCAGCCAGACAAAAGCTGGCTGACCAACGGTATCACCCGGCTGTCGTTTATCCGGGAAACGCTGAACATGGAATGGCTCCGGCCCTATGAAGAGGAAGATATTACAGTGGCCGGCCTGCTGATCAGTAAACTGAAACACATTCCTCAATCCGGTGAAAAAGTGACGATCAACCAGCTCACTTTTGAAATCAAACGGATGGACAGACACCGGATTGAGGAAGTGGTCATCAGGCAAACTAGTTCCACTTAA
- a CDS encoding 4Fe-4S binding protein, translating to MAIKITNECIFCGACESECPNNAIYEGGVEWAIADGTMVKGDFVLMDGSIIDVSQRNAPLATDLYYIVSDKCTECQGFHEEPQCAVACPVDCCVPDEMCQESTEELLAKKDRLHP from the coding sequence ATGGCTATTAAAATTACAAATGAATGTATTTTCTGTGGAGCTTGTGAATCAGAATGTCCGAATAACGCCATCTATGAGGGCGGCGTAGAATGGGCAATAGCTGATGGCACAATGGTTAAAGGTGATTTTGTGTTGATGGACGGATCAATTATTGATGTCAGCCAGCGCAATGCGCCCCTGGCCACCGATCTGTATTATATCGTTTCAGATAAATGTACAGAATGTCAAGGATTTCATGAGGAACCCCAATGTGCAGTCGCATGTCCGGTAGACTGTTGTGTACCCGACGAAATGTGCCAGGAGTCTACGGAAGAACTGTTGGCAAAAAAAGATAGATTACATCCTTAA
- a CDS encoding Crp/Fnr family transcriptional regulator, translating into MLTSLLAKYRFYRFLLPFRYNVIYLIVTPGTIKYFIFIMNASELLKEHITKLASLTPAEFDYFFSHFKPLSFKKGQVVIREGDKVDQEYFVVSGCLKTFFINDDVKMYILQFAMPTWWASDYNALYTQTKATVNVDCITDVELLALSNADREKLCREIHQVEYFFRWRTNRGYVAAHKRLLSFMNNDAKTRYEELMKLYPQLYNLVPKHLIAAYLGVSRETLSRLYNSHKNVM; encoded by the coding sequence ATGCTTACAAGCCTTTTAGCTAAGTATCGTTTTTACCGCTTTCTCCTGCCATTCCGATACAATGTTATATATTTGATTGTTACGCCAGGGACCATCAAATACTTTATTTTTATTATGAATGCGAGTGAATTATTGAAAGAACATATTACCAAACTTGCATCGCTTACACCAGCGGAGTTTGATTATTTCTTTAGTCATTTTAAACCGCTTTCGTTTAAAAAAGGACAGGTAGTCATTCGGGAAGGCGATAAAGTCGACCAAGAATATTTTGTTGTTTCCGGTTGCCTGAAAACATTTTTTATCAATGACGATGTAAAGATGTACATCCTGCAGTTTGCAATGCCTACGTGGTGGGCGTCAGACTACAATGCATTGTATACGCAGACAAAAGCCACTGTCAACGTGGATTGTATTACGGACGTGGAGCTGCTGGCTTTATCCAATGCGGATCGTGAAAAGCTCTGCAGGGAGATCCATCAGGTTGAATATTTTTTTCGCTGGCGTACGAACCGGGGGTATGTGGCTGCACATAAGCGGTTGCTATCGTTTATGAATAATGACGCCAAAACCCGCTATGAGGAACTAATGAAATTATACCCCCAGTTGTATAACCTTGTCCCCAAACATTTAATTGCCGCTTACCTGGGAGTGTCCAGGGAAACTTTAAGCCGGCTTTACAATTCGCATAAGAATGTGATGTAA
- a CDS encoding YceI family protein → MRTQQFNIAIAQSTIDWIGKKVTGAHNGTIRLKAGELSLADGQITAGRFVVDTTSIKILDITDPATNAQFAGHLASDDFFGIEQYPEACFEITSVQDNHIKGDLTIKGITDPVAFEVKTRLNDDTLTVTGTIVIDRTKFGIKFRSGNFFRDLGDTLIYNDFELNILLTAKAVEVPAQAQI, encoded by the coding sequence ATGAGAACGCAACAATTTAACATCGCAATTGCTCAGAGCACCATTGATTGGATAGGTAAAAAAGTAACAGGGGCCCATAACGGAACTATCCGGCTTAAAGCAGGTGAACTTTCCCTGGCGGATGGACAAATAACAGCCGGCAGGTTTGTGGTGGATACCACATCCATTAAAATACTGGACATTACAGACCCTGCCACCAACGCCCAATTTGCCGGGCACCTGGCTTCCGATGATTTTTTCGGTATTGAACAGTACCCGGAGGCCTGTTTCGAAATCACTTCTGTACAGGACAATCACATAAAAGGTGATCTGACCATTAAAGGCATTACCGATCCCGTGGCATTTGAGGTAAAGACCAGGCTGAATGATGATACATTGACCGTAACCGGTACCATTGTCATTGACCGCACAAAATTCGGCATTAAATTCCGCTCTGGAAATTTCTTCAGGGACCTTGGCGATACGCTTATTTACAACGACTTTGAGCTGAATATCCTGTTAACCGCAAAAGCAGTGGAAGTACCTGCTCAGGCACAAATCTGA
- a CDS encoding nuclear transport factor 2 family protein, which produces MPIVETETNKQDSLAISDVLESRYFKGIYEGDVALLSTVYHPGTLVLGDVKGQPYAKDLPQYLDGVKNRQSPKASGKPFKGEILSIRVVNSIAIAEVKVVMYDFVYQEFLSFHKIDGKWVLVNKMISDTAVRQTSENSSDNPGPEHKANVVAYMEILPAFQKEMKEALVAMAAESNREPGCVQFVVNTRNDSPLSVVIYEEYRNDAAFEVHRTSAHARKFFEFVKGKIVNDKIDVVLLTTVNSSN; this is translated from the coding sequence ATGCCAATCGTAGAAACTGAAACTAATAAACAAGACTCATTAGCGATATCCGATGTGCTGGAGAGTCGCTACTTTAAAGGTATATATGAGGGAGACGTTGCCCTGCTAAGCACAGTGTATCACCCCGGGACTTTGGTTTTGGGAGATGTAAAAGGGCAGCCGTATGCTAAAGATTTACCTCAGTACCTGGATGGTGTTAAAAATCGACAGAGCCCAAAAGCTTCCGGCAAGCCATTCAAGGGCGAGATACTTTCTATCAGGGTGGTTAATTCGATTGCCATTGCCGAAGTAAAAGTGGTGATGTATGACTTTGTTTACCAGGAATTTTTGTCTTTTCATAAAATTGATGGAAAATGGGTCCTGGTCAATAAAATGATTAGTGACACGGCCGTTCGGCAGACCTCTGAAAATTCATCTGATAATCCGGGACCGGAACATAAAGCTAACGTGGTGGCCTATATGGAAATACTTCCTGCCTTTCAGAAGGAGATGAAGGAAGCCCTTGTTGCCATGGCAGCGGAGAGCAACAGGGAACCCGGCTGTGTGCAGTTTGTGGTGAATACACGGAATGATTCGCCTCTTTCGGTCGTTATTTACGAAGAATATAGGAACGACGCGGCTTTTGAGGTGCATAGGACATCTGCTCATGCCAGGAAATTTTTTGAGTTTGTGAAAGGGAAAATTGTGAATGATAAGATAGATGTTGTTCTCCTGACTACAGTAAACAGTTCAAACTAG
- a CDS encoding NAD(P)H-dependent flavin oxidoreductase, with protein sequence MWYQTKATELLGIDYPIMQGPFGGNLSSAQLVSAVSNAGGLGGYGAYTNSPQEIVEIDRQIRAATNKPYNLNLWVSDTDVTGAVTDEQYQQGVRVFKPYFDELDLPVPVKPAPFQSRFENQLQVVMDIRPKVFSYMFGTLTEDVLEQCRRRGIITVGAATTLDEAIALEATGTDMIIASGFEAGGHRPSFLRSAEASVTGTFVLVQLIREKVKVPVVAAGGIATGAGIKAALTLGADAVQIGTAFLACEESNILPVHREALFSEKAKYTALTRAFTGRLGRGLTSRLGEETKGKEAGFLPFPLQGPFMSSLRKAALDKEQWDMIQFWGGQIAPILKHRKADALMHALVMETTALFAK encoded by the coding sequence ATGTGGTATCAAACAAAAGCAACGGAGTTATTGGGTATTGATTACCCTATTATGCAGGGGCCTTTCGGGGGGAATCTCTCGTCAGCGCAGTTGGTATCTGCGGTTTCAAACGCCGGCGGATTGGGTGGTTATGGCGCATATACCAATAGCCCGCAGGAGATCGTGGAGATAGACAGGCAAATAAGAGCAGCTACCAATAAGCCGTATAATCTCAACTTATGGGTGTCGGATACGGATGTTACCGGAGCGGTTACCGATGAACAATATCAACAGGGGGTCCGGGTGTTTAAGCCTTACTTTGATGAATTAGATCTGCCGGTGCCTGTTAAGCCCGCACCTTTTCAATCCAGGTTTGAAAATCAGTTGCAGGTAGTCATGGACATCCGGCCCAAAGTATTCAGCTATATGTTTGGTACACTGACGGAAGATGTACTGGAGCAATGCCGCAGAAGAGGGATCATCACGGTAGGAGCGGCCACCACGTTGGATGAAGCCATTGCATTGGAAGCAACTGGTACAGATATGATCATCGCCTCAGGGTTTGAAGCCGGCGGGCATCGCCCTTCGTTTCTTCGCTCAGCTGAAGCTTCCGTAACAGGGACTTTTGTGCTGGTGCAACTGATACGGGAGAAAGTGAAAGTTCCGGTTGTAGCGGCCGGAGGAATTGCAACCGGTGCCGGTATCAAAGCTGCCCTGACTTTAGGAGCAGACGCAGTACAGATAGGAACAGCTTTCCTGGCCTGTGAAGAATCCAATATACTGCCTGTGCACAGAGAGGCGTTGTTCTCTGAAAAAGCAAAATACACAGCGCTGACGCGCGCATTTACCGGCAGGCTCGGACGCGGACTGACCAGCAGGCTTGGGGAAGAGACGAAAGGAAAGGAAGCGGGATTCCTGCCTTTCCCGTTGCAGGGCCCCTTTATGTCGTCCCTGCGGAAAGCCGCGTTAGACAAAGAACAATGGGATATGATCCAGTTTTGGGGTGGGCAGATCGCTCCCATATTGAAACACCGGAAGGCGGACGCATTAATGCATGCGCTGGTAATGGAGACCACCGCTTTATTCGCAAAATGA
- a CDS encoding aldo/keto reductase: protein MKTRQLGTSGLAVSELGFGCMGLSHGYGPATNEKDAIALIQEAYESGITFFDTAEAYGQGANEQLVGKGLHKVRDKVVIATKFGFANGRNTDGLDSRPERIRQVAENSLRYLQTDYIDLFYQHRVDPNVPIEDVAGTVKDLIAEGKVRHFGMSEAGVQSIRKAHAVQPVATLQSEYSMFWREPEIEIIPLLEELGIGFVPFSPLGKGFLTGKMNADTKFDKTDFRNILPRFSKENREANQTIIDLVTKIASAHNATPAQIALAWLLAQKPWIVPIPGTTKMNRLEENTGGANITLSDADLVNINNALDNISLQGERYPANMANLQGR from the coding sequence ATGAAAACACGACAATTGGGAACATCAGGGTTAGCAGTCTCTGAACTTGGTTTCGGCTGCATGGGATTAAGCCATGGTTATGGTCCGGCAACAAATGAAAAAGATGCCATTGCACTCATTCAAGAAGCCTATGAATCGGGTATTACGTTCTTTGACACCGCAGAAGCGTATGGACAAGGCGCCAATGAGCAGTTGGTCGGGAAGGGATTGCACAAGGTACGTGACAAAGTGGTCATCGCCACCAAGTTTGGCTTTGCAAACGGCAGAAATACAGATGGTTTGGACAGTCGCCCCGAACGCATCAGGCAAGTGGCGGAAAACTCGCTCCGTTATCTGCAAACAGATTATATCGACTTGTTTTATCAACACCGTGTAGATCCGAACGTACCTATTGAAGACGTCGCCGGGACCGTAAAGGATTTGATAGCCGAAGGCAAAGTAAGACACTTCGGCATGAGTGAAGCCGGCGTGCAAAGTATACGAAAGGCACATGCCGTACAACCCGTGGCAACGCTGCAAAGCGAGTACTCCATGTTCTGGCGCGAACCTGAAATAGAAATCATTCCATTGCTTGAGGAATTAGGCATTGGCTTCGTTCCTTTCAGTCCGTTGGGAAAAGGTTTTTTAACGGGCAAGATGAATGCGGACACTAAATTTGACAAAACCGATTTCAGAAATATCCTGCCTCGTTTCAGCAAAGAAAATCGCGAAGCGAATCAAACCATTATCGATCTTGTAACCAAAATTGCCAGCGCACATAACGCTACGCCAGCGCAGATTGCATTGGCATGGCTGCTGGCGCAAAAACCATGGATCGTGCCGATTCCGGGAACTACAAAAATGAATCGCCTCGAAGAAAATACAGGCGGAGCAAACATCACCTTAAGCGATGCTGATTTGGTCAATATCAATAATGCTTTGGACAACATCAGCCTTCAGGGGGAACGCTATCCCGCAAACATGGCAAACCTGCAAGGCAGGTAA
- a CDS encoding helix-turn-helix domain-containing protein, with product MDEIVKIRSVAQYNAMRGVATRHPLVTVIDLSKAQPVPAKSFNFDLYAVGLKELNGGQLRYGRKHYDYQEGSLIFIAPGQVVGVQPGLELFALKGWVLLFHPDLINGTPLGKHMQDYSFFSYDVNEALHLSDKEKSIVIDCFSKIGYELDQNIDKHSKRLISSNIELLLNYCIRFYDRQFITRDNANKGVLERFEHLLNDYFLSGKPQSEGLPSVAYCAEFLHLSPNYFGDLIKKETGKTALEYIQSKVIDVAKERLFERNKSASEIAYELGFKYPQHFTRLFKQKAGVTPNDYRMMN from the coding sequence ATGGATGAGATTGTAAAAATTCGCAGCGTCGCACAATACAATGCCATGAGGGGAGTAGCGACCAGACATCCGCTGGTTACGGTGATTGACCTCTCGAAAGCGCAACCGGTGCCCGCGAAATCATTCAACTTTGATTTGTATGCGGTGGGCCTGAAGGAATTGAACGGTGGCCAATTGCGCTATGGAAGAAAGCACTATGACTACCAGGAAGGAAGTCTGATATTTATAGCGCCCGGACAGGTGGTGGGTGTGCAACCCGGACTTGAACTATTTGCACTGAAGGGCTGGGTGTTGCTCTTTCATCCTGACCTGATAAATGGTACTCCGCTGGGCAAACATATGCAGGATTATTCTTTCTTTTCGTATGATGTAAACGAAGCGCTTCACCTGTCGGATAAAGAGAAGAGTATTGTAATAGACTGCTTCTCAAAAATCGGGTATGAACTCGATCAAAATATAGACAAACACAGCAAAAGATTGATTTCATCCAACATTGAGTTGCTGCTCAATTACTGCATCCGTTTTTACGACCGCCAGTTCATTACGCGTGACAATGCAAATAAAGGTGTCCTGGAACGCTTTGAACACCTGTTGAATGACTATTTTTTATCCGGTAAACCACAGAGCGAGGGCTTGCCTTCCGTGGCTTATTGCGCCGAATTCCTGCATTTGTCCCCCAACTATTTTGGTGACCTGATAAAGAAAGAAACCGGGAAAACCGCTCTGGAATACATTCAGTCAAAAGTGATAGATGTGGCGAAAGAGAGACTGTTTGAGAGGAATAAGTCCGCAAGCGAAATTGCCTACGAATTGGGCTTTAAATACCCGCAGCATTTCACCCGCCTGTTCAAACAAAAAGCAGGCGTTACGCCGAATGATTACCGGATGATGAATTAA
- a CDS encoding FAD-dependent oxidoreductase has translation MNIKNKKIAIVGGGPGGLTLARLLQLKGAQVKVYERDINKDVRIQGGALDLHTDSGLAALAKAGLMEEFKKHYRPEAGLMRVVDDQLTIHFDEHQTGKKETFGDTHHRPEIDRGPLRQILLDSLAPDTVVWDSHILSIEKIQGTWKLVFQNGHTATADIIIGADGANSKIRPFVTAVKPYWTGITMLEGSLKDGARTAPLIYELLKGGKLFGYGKEQTLIVSSKDNGSFGFMASFKSNEHWAKESGIDFTDHRQVLAWFKKEFSAWNPAWWELFESPDTTFIPRPQYCIPPDQQWEANADITLLGDAAHWMPPFAGEGVNMAMLDALQLSEALTNPAFSDTRQAIAHYEKQMFARFGKMGQATLFNTKWMHQPNALKDMLAMFGKNKFKQGLFFIRYIIEVSVIPGIRKILGRPHAQEVFNSSSGNHSA, from the coding sequence ATGAATATCAAGAATAAAAAGATCGCTATCGTTGGTGGAGGCCCAGGAGGCCTCACCCTGGCAAGGCTCTTACAACTAAAAGGCGCCCAGGTAAAAGTATATGAACGGGACATCAATAAAGATGTGAGGATACAGGGCGGCGCACTGGACCTGCATACTGATTCCGGCCTCGCAGCACTGGCCAAAGCAGGGCTGATGGAAGAATTTAAAAAGCACTACCGCCCGGAAGCGGGACTGATGCGCGTGGTAGACGACCAGCTGACTATTCATTTTGATGAACATCAGACGGGCAAAAAAGAAACCTTCGGCGATACACACCATCGCCCGGAAATTGACCGTGGCCCCTTGCGGCAAATCCTCCTGGATTCGCTGGCGCCGGACACCGTTGTTTGGGACAGCCACATTTTATCGATTGAAAAAATACAGGGCACCTGGAAATTGGTTTTCCAAAACGGTCATACCGCTACTGCGGATATCATTATCGGCGCAGACGGGGCCAACTCGAAGATCAGGCCGTTTGTCACCGCTGTCAAGCCTTACTGGACAGGCATCACCATGCTGGAAGGATCGCTGAAAGACGGCGCCAGGACCGCACCGCTCATTTATGAATTACTAAAGGGCGGAAAGTTATTCGGCTACGGGAAAGAACAAACGCTGATCGTCAGCTCCAAAGATAACGGCAGCTTCGGATTTATGGCCAGCTTTAAATCCAATGAACATTGGGCGAAAGAAAGTGGTATTGATTTTACAGACCATCGTCAGGTCCTTGCGTGGTTTAAAAAGGAATTTTCAGCCTGGAACCCTGCCTGGTGGGAACTCTTTGAAAGCCCGGACACGACTTTCATTCCGCGCCCGCAATATTGCATACCACCAGACCAGCAATGGGAAGCCAATGCCGATATCACCCTGCTGGGCGATGCCGCCCACTGGATGCCGCCTTTTGCCGGCGAAGGCGTGAACATGGCCATGCTGGACGCGCTGCAGCTGAGTGAAGCACTGACTAACCCGGCATTCAGCGATACCAGACAAGCTATTGCCCACTATGAAAAGCAGATGTTTGCCCGGTTTGGCAAAATGGGCCAGGCGACGTTGTTTAATACTAAGTGGATGCATCAGCCCAATGCGTTGAAGGATATGCTGGCGATGTTTGGGAAAAACAAGTTTAAACAGGGGCTGTTCTTTATCAGGTATATTATAGAGGTCAGCGTCATTCCGGGCATTCGAAAAATCCTGGGAAGGCCACATGCGCAGGAAGTATTTAATTCATCATCCGGTAATCATTCGGCGTAA
- a CDS encoding RNA polymerase sigma factor, translated as MNIAGEVDEKALLALAAAGDETAFEALFMKYRQKLYSFMLQLNGSGPAAEDVVQEVFFRLWKERDKLAAIVHFNSYLFRMAQNQAINDFRKMARATLLPIEEASRPDTTHTSVSGEEVEFKALRERVHEIIESLPPQQRKVYLLNREQGLKHKEIASLLNISPSTVNKHLVQALQALRTGLGNHTDLLPVFFLLLTASENSPF; from the coding sequence ATGAATATTGCAGGAGAGGTGGATGAAAAAGCCCTGCTGGCGCTGGCTGCCGCAGGCGATGAAACAGCCTTTGAGGCGCTCTTTATGAAGTACCGGCAGAAGTTATACAGCTTTATGCTGCAATTGAACGGCTCCGGCCCGGCAGCAGAAGATGTGGTGCAGGAAGTGTTCTTCAGGCTCTGGAAAGAACGTGATAAACTGGCCGCTATCGTACATTTTAACAGTTATCTCTTTCGTATGGCACAGAACCAGGCCATCAACGATTTCAGGAAAATGGCCCGGGCCACGCTGTTGCCTATAGAAGAGGCAAGCCGGCCAGACACCACCCACACCTCCGTTTCCGGTGAAGAGGTGGAATTTAAGGCATTACGGGAACGGGTGCACGAAATCATTGAATCCCTGCCTCCCCAGCAACGCAAGGTATACCTCCTGAACAGGGAACAGGGACTGAAGCATAAAGAAATCGCCAGCCTGCTGAATATTTCCCCTTCTACGGTCAACAAACACCTGGTGCAGGCGCTTCAGGCGCTACGCACAGGCCTGGGCAATCATACAGACCTGCTGCCGGTGTTCTTCCTGCTGCTGACCGCCTCAGAAAATTCCCCCTTCTGA
- a CDS encoding FecR family protein, which yields MSEGRIDYLAAKFFQQACTPAEKEELARWIEQSDGDAALQQVLERVWADYEPVAQLTEEASSRIIGDILDRQHTVSVGAAVRPLHKLLRYAAAAVIFVAALAGGYALWKSGPAAPSAPAVVKAAKPEILPPGGNKATLTMADGSVITLDSTLNSTVITGNQVRIVKTDSGLVTYQQLGIQDAKPAYNTLTVPRGGQFRVVLADGTKVWLNAMSSLHYPVAFSNGARKVELSGEAYFEVAASSARPFLVTVNDMELTVLGTAFNVSAYPDEAFVHATLLSGKVVVKHHEVSLPLAKGCQAALNRRTGQLTNTPVNTDEAVAWKNGRFIFNAAPMKEIMRQLSRWYNIDVAYAGEVNEQFYAEIPRFANAAEALKILELTGKVHFRLEGQRVTVYP from the coding sequence ATGTCCGAAGGGAGAATAGATTACCTGGCGGCTAAGTTTTTTCAGCAGGCCTGTACGCCTGCAGAGAAGGAAGAACTTGCGCGCTGGATAGAACAATCTGACGGCGATGCTGCGCTGCAGCAGGTGCTGGAGCGTGTATGGGCCGATTACGAGCCGGTAGCACAGCTCACGGAGGAAGCCTCTTCCCGGATCATTGGAGATATTTTAGACAGACAACACACCGTCTCCGTTGGTGCAGCCGTACGCCCGCTACATAAACTGCTGCGCTACGCTGCTGCGGCGGTCATCTTTGTCGCGGCGCTGGCAGGCGGCTATGCCCTCTGGAAGTCAGGACCGGCGGCGCCTTCTGCACCGGCAGTGGTAAAGGCCGCAAAGCCGGAGATACTGCCGCCGGGAGGCAACAAAGCTACGCTGACAATGGCAGACGGCTCCGTGATCACGCTGGACAGTACCCTGAACAGCACCGTCATAACGGGGAACCAGGTACGCATCGTGAAAACGGACAGCGGACTGGTGACCTACCAACAGCTGGGCATACAGGATGCGAAGCCGGCTTATAATACGCTGACAGTGCCCAGAGGAGGACAGTTCCGCGTGGTATTGGCCGATGGCACCAAAGTATGGCTCAACGCGATGAGCAGTCTGCATTATCCTGTAGCATTCAGTAACGGGGCCCGCAAGGTGGAGCTCTCCGGTGAAGCCTATTTTGAAGTAGCCGCCAGCAGCGCCCGGCCGTTTCTTGTAACGGTAAACGATATGGAGCTGACAGTACTGGGCACCGCTTTTAATGTGTCGGCTTATCCGGACGAGGCATTTGTGCATGCTACGCTGCTCTCAGGAAAAGTAGTGGTGAAACACCATGAGGTAAGCCTGCCGCTGGCTAAAGGCTGTCAGGCCGCGCTGAACAGGCGCACAGGACAACTGACAAACACACCGGTCAACACGGATGAAGCAGTGGCCTGGAAAAACGGGCGCTTCATTTTTAATGCTGCCCCCATGAAGGAAATCATGCGGCAATTGAGCCGCTGGTATAATATAGATGTAGCCTATGCAGGAGAGGTAAACGAACAGTTTTATGCAGAGATCCCGCGTTTCGCCAACGCTGCGGAAGCGTTAAAAATCCTGGAGCTGACAGGGAAAGTACATTTCCGGCTCGAAGGACAACGAGTGACCGTATATCCCTGA